A stretch of Alkalicella caledoniensis DNA encodes these proteins:
- the thiT gene encoding energy-coupled thiamine transporter ThiT: MNRNQTKIVVETGIMLALAFILSYFRVGKMPQGGSVSLQMIPIFLIALRWGFKPGIIAGVAFGLLKMLGPDFWFAHYAQIFLDYILAFAVIGFAGLFRNNYIVGIILAGFLRFFSHFLAGFIFFAEYAPDGMHPVIYSLGYNATYMIPEIVLVILITPLVVQRLKNMPVQDTKFESIVALAFAVPLLTLTAFTGRFDSEIYQLIAQIVTVFAWVVTLLLSLMKMTKEQNNTPLIILINTQVVVILGYLIINYFLN; encoded by the coding sequence ATGAATAGAAATCAAACAAAAATAGTTGTAGAAACGGGAATTATGCTTGCTTTAGCATTTATCCTAAGTTATTTTCGTGTGGGTAAAATGCCACAAGGGGGATCTGTATCACTTCAAATGATTCCAATTTTTTTAATTGCATTAAGGTGGGGTTTTAAACCAGGTATAATAGCAGGTGTAGCTTTTGGTTTATTGAAAATGCTTGGTCCAGATTTTTGGTTTGCTCACTATGCCCAAATATTTTTGGATTACATCTTAGCATTTGCTGTAATAGGGTTTGCAGGACTTTTTAGAAATAACTATATTGTTGGTATTATTTTAGCTGGATTTTTAAGATTTTTCTCCCACTTCCTAGCTGGGTTTATATTCTTTGCTGAATATGCTCCCGATGGAATGCATCCCGTAATTTATTCACTTGGCTATAATGCTACTTATATGATTCCTGAGATAGTTCTAGTTATTTTAATTACACCTTTAGTAGTACAGAGACTAAAAAATATGCCAGTTCAAGATACAAAATTTGAAAGTATTGTTGCATTAGCCTTTGCGGTACCCCTTTTAACACTAACTGCATTTACAGGTAGATTTGATAGTGAAATATATCAACTTATAGCACAGATAGTAACAGTTTTTGCATGGGTTGTAACACTACTACTTAGCTTGATGAAGATGACCAAAGAGCAAAACAATACTCCCTTAATAATTCTGATAAATACTCAAGTAGTAGTTATATTGGGATACCTTATTATAAACTACTTTTTGAACTAA
- a CDS encoding IS1634 family transposase: MRLQIVSSKNAASLYVVKSIYENGKRSSKVVEKLGTVADLEKKLIDQDPIEWAKNYVEELNKKEKEEKREVLVKYSPSKLIDKGEPRLFNGGYLFLQKIYHDLGLHKICMEISQKYKFDFDLDSILSRLIYGRIIFPSSKLATYELSKKFIEQPKYDLHQIYRALEILAKETDFIQSSLYKNSLKVSKRNTGVLYYDCTNYFFEIEQGDGIKQYGPSKEHRPNPIVQMGLFMDGDGIPLAFSINRGNMNEQLTLKPLEKKIVSDFELSKFIVCTDAGLASEANRKFNDKDGRAFITTQSIKKLKAHLKKWALDPDGWKLPGSKKNYDISELDEMIDKATPEDKAKISAKVYFKERWIKENGFEQRLIVTYSIKYRDYQRKIRNSQIERAQKTIDTNPTKIKKCNANDYKRFIHKTSYTPDGEIAKKEIYSIDQAIIQKEEAFDGFYGVCTNLEDDVPEIIKVNHRRWEIEECFRIMKSEFKARPVFLKKDDRIEAHFSTCFISLVIYRMLEKRLKEEFTCHEIISELRDMNFKEIKGEGYEPLYTRTDFTDALHEAFDFRTDYQIVTKSKMKKILKDTKK; this comes from the coding sequence ATGAGACTACAAATTGTTAGTTCAAAAAATGCCGCATCTTTATATGTGGTTAAGTCTATTTACGAAAATGGAAAGCGCTCTTCTAAAGTTGTTGAAAAGCTCGGTACCGTTGCTGATTTAGAAAAAAAATTAATCGACCAAGATCCCATAGAATGGGCAAAAAATTACGTAGAAGAACTTAACAAAAAAGAAAAGGAAGAAAAAAGGGAAGTTCTTGTAAAGTACTCCCCCTCAAAACTTATTGATAAAGGTGAACCACGCTTGTTTAACGGCGGTTACCTATTCCTGCAAAAAATATATCATGATCTTGGGCTACACAAGATTTGTATGGAAATATCACAAAAATATAAGTTTGATTTTGATTTAGACTCGATTCTTTCCAGGCTTATTTACGGTAGAATTATCTTCCCTTCTTCAAAACTTGCTACATATGAGCTTTCTAAAAAGTTTATAGAACAACCCAAATATGATTTGCATCAAATATACAGAGCTCTTGAAATTCTTGCTAAGGAGACAGACTTTATCCAGTCCTCCTTGTACAAAAATAGCTTGAAGGTCTCCAAAAGAAATACCGGCGTTCTTTACTATGATTGCACCAATTACTTTTTTGAAATAGAGCAGGGAGATGGTATAAAGCAGTATGGTCCGTCAAAAGAACACAGACCAAACCCGATAGTCCAAATGGGGCTATTCATGGACGGGGATGGCATTCCTCTGGCTTTTAGCATTAACAGGGGGAATATGAATGAGCAACTGACTCTAAAACCATTGGAAAAGAAAATCGTTTCTGATTTTGAGCTTTCTAAATTTATCGTGTGCACAGATGCTGGGTTGGCTTCAGAAGCTAATCGAAAGTTTAACGACAAGGATGGTCGAGCTTTTATTACCACACAATCTATTAAAAAATTAAAAGCACACCTGAAGAAATGGGCTCTTGATCCTGATGGCTGGAAACTTCCAGGCAGCAAAAAAAACTATGATATTTCTGAACTCGATGAAATGATAGATAAGGCTACTCCTGAAGATAAAGCAAAAATAAGTGCAAAGGTCTATTTCAAAGAACGTTGGATCAAAGAAAATGGCTTTGAACAAAGATTGATTGTAACTTATTCGATCAAATACAGGGATTATCAGCGCAAAATCCGCAACTCACAAATAGAACGTGCTCAAAAGACTATAGATACAAACCCGACAAAAATCAAGAAATGTAATGCTAACGATTACAAAAGATTTATTCATAAAACGAGCTATACTCCTGATGGTGAAATTGCAAAGAAAGAAATATACAGCATTGATCAAGCTATCATCCAAAAAGAAGAAGCTTTTGATGGTTTTTATGGAGTTTGTACAAATCTTGAGGATGATGTACCTGAAATAATTAAGGTAAATCACAGGAGATGGGAAATCGAGGAATGCTTTAGGATTATGAAAAGTGAATTCAAAGCAAGACCTGTATTCTTAAAAAAAGATGACCGTATTGAAGCACATTTCAGCACATGCTTTATATCTTTAGTCATCTATAGAATGCTAGAAAAGCGACTTAAAGAGGAATTTACCTGTCATGAAATTATTAGTGAATTAAGAGATATGAATTTCAAAGAAATTAAGGGAGAAGGATATGAGCCCTTATATACTAGAACCGATTTTACCGATGCTTTACATGAAGCCTTTGACTTTCGCACAGACTACCAAATTGTAACAAAAAGCAAGATGAAAAAGATTCTAAAAGATACAAAGAAGTAA
- a CDS encoding thiamine diphosphokinase — MAILVFLNGEVQVDSKLINGEVVEKVIAVDGGLDKIPRDLKAEQIIGDLDSVQGNYHEIDVLRFPAKKSKSDFELTLEYLTENYRNKKIIIYGLTGGRVDHQLFNFFVLKDHISYNTYIADTITETIYFIPKEITISGHKGRTFSVFPLTPISVTIKGASYPLKEKECDMYQSLTLSNIIKDQTLHVELHQGMGAVIINKD; from the coding sequence ATGGCCATTTTGGTATTTTTAAATGGAGAGGTTCAAGTTGATAGTAAATTAATAAATGGAGAAGTAGTTGAGAAAGTCATAGCTGTAGATGGTGGTTTAGACAAAATCCCAAGAGATTTAAAAGCTGAGCAGATTATTGGTGACTTAGATTCAGTACAGGGAAATTACCACGAAATAGATGTATTAAGATTTCCCGCGAAAAAAAGCAAAAGTGATTTCGAACTTACCCTTGAGTATTTAACAGAAAACTACCGTAACAAAAAAATAATTATATATGGACTTACTGGTGGAAGAGTTGACCATCAACTATTTAACTTTTTTGTGCTAAAGGACCATATAAGTTATAATACATATATAGCAGATACAATAACGGAAACTATTTATTTTATACCTAAGGAGATAACCATCTCAGGTCATAAAGGAAGGACATTTTCTGTTTTCCCCTTGACACCAATAAGTGTGACTATAAAAGGTGCAAGCTACCCTTTAAAGGAAAAAGAATGTGATATGTATCAATCCTTAACTCTAAGTAATATAATCAAAGATCAAACCCTTCACGTAGAGTTACATCAGGGTATGGGAGCTGTGATTATTAATAAAGACTAA
- the yfcE gene encoding phosphodiesterase produces the protein MKIGVISDTHGVVTVWDRVIEEFFTDVDLIIHCGDVLYHGPRNPIVEGYNPALLAQRINSLQTPIVFSKGNCDAEVDQMVLDHPLQNPYTILIVQGKKILSHHGHTLNYQEKVKLAQKYGIDIFITGHTHIPEVYKEGSTIFLNPGSPSLPKGDGPTIAMIYPEGIEIIDLFTKDKVQQYAMK, from the coding sequence ATGAAAATTGGTGTTATTAGTGATACCCATGGTGTAGTGACAGTATGGGACAGAGTAATAGAGGAGTTTTTTACAGATGTTGATCTGATTATTCACTGTGGTGATGTATTATATCATGGGCCAAGAAATCCTATAGTAGAAGGCTATAACCCTGCCCTTTTAGCCCAGAGAATTAATTCTTTACAAACACCTATTGTTTTTAGCAAAGGGAACTGTGATGCTGAAGTAGATCAAATGGTACTAGATCACCCTTTGCAAAACCCATATACCATACTGATTGTTCAAGGGAAAAAAATACTCTCACACCACGGCCATACACTAAATTATCAAGAAAAAGTGAAATTAGCCCAAAAATACGGGATAGATATTTTTATAACCGGTCATACCCATATACCCGAAGTCTATAAAGAAGGGTCTACAATATTCTTAAACCCTGGGTCCCCATCACTACCTAAAGGGGATGGGCCCACAATAGCCATGATATATCCAGAAGGCATTGAAATTATAGATCTATTCACAAAAGATAAAGTTCAACAATACGCC